In the genome of Afipia felis ATCC 53690, the window ACATTTCCGAATTTGGCGCAAAACTCACCGTGCAAGGCAATATCGAAGGGTTGGCGCTGAAGGAATTCTTCCTGCTGCTGTCCTCGACCGGTCTCGCCTATCGCCGTTGTGAGCTCTGCTGGGTGAATGGCGAACAGATCGGCGTGCAGTTCCTCAAGCAGGACCCGAAACGTCGCGGCGCATCGTCACGGAAAAACAAGAACGATCAGATGATCGAAATCTGAGTCCGATCGCGCACCGCACAGCGCGGGTCGCATTGCCGTCACACAAGCGAATTACAGCGATTCAACACCCTGCGTCACGCCCGGTGATGGCAGGGCTCGTCGCGATGCTCTAGGCTTCGTCCAGATCATCCGGCGATTCGCTTGAGAGACGACGATGCCTGTTCAACCTCATACCGCCATGGTGCTCGCGGCCGGTTTCGGCACGCGAATGCGCCCTCTGACCGATCATACGCCGAAACCGCTGGTCGAAGTCGCAGGCAAGCCGCTGCTCGATCACGTGCTGGATCGCCTCGCCGAAGCCGGTGTCGATAAGGCCGTCGTCAATGTTCACTATCTTGGCGACCAGATCATCACGCACACTGCTTCGCGGCAAAAGCCGAAGGTCGTTATCTCCGACGAGCGCAATGAGGTGCTCGGCACCGGCGGCGGCGTGGTCAAGGCGCTGCCGCAACTCGGCAACGATCCGTTCTTTCACCTCAATGCCGATACGTTGTGGATCGACAGCGTCGCGCCGAACCTGCAGCGCCTCGCCGACGCGTTCGACCCCGCGCGCATGGATGTGCTGCTGCTGATGGCGCCGACCGCCGGCAGCATCGGCTATGACGGAACCGGCGATTTCACCATGCTGACGGATGGCCGCCTGCAGCGGCGCAAGGAGCAGCATGTGGTACCGTTCGTCTATGCGGGCGTGGCGATTCTCTCGCCCGCGCTCTTCAAAGGTGCGCCGGGTGGCGAATTCTCGCTGACGAAACTGTTCGACGAAGCGGCCTCGCGCGAACGGCTGTTCGGCCTGCGGCTCGAAGGCGTTTGGATGCATGTCGGCACGCCGGACGCCATTGCGGCAGCGGAAAAAGCGTTTCTGGCCAGCGCGGCCTGATACCCTATATTGTCTCGACAAACCCTGCCCGACCGTGATCCGCTCGGCTGTCAGCGGAATCCTGCATGCGCGTCTTCAACATTCCCTCATCGGCACCATTTCTGCGCACGCTTTTGAGCGCGCTGGTCGACGGCCGCCTGATCGAGGGATTTCGCGCGCGCGAGAACCCCGAACTTCTCGCGCAGGCGACGCTCTATCTGCCAACGCAGCGTGCCTGCCGCATGGCGCGCGAGATGTTTCTCGACGTGATGGGCCAGGACGCGGTGCTACTGCCGCGCATCGTCGCGCTCGGCCATGTCGACGAGGACGAGCTCGGCTTCACGCAGACGGACACCGCCGAATTTCCTTCGCTCGCCGTGCCGGATGCACTCGACGGCCTGCCGCGCCGCCTGGTGCTGATGCGTCTCGTCAGCGCCTGGGCGAAGCAGCTCGGCTCGCGCGACCTTGCATCCGCGCCGTTGGTGGCGGGCGGTCCTGCCTCGACGCTGGCGCTCGCCGACGACCTCGCGCGCCTGATCGACGACATGACGACGCGCGGCGTCGATTGGAACGCACTCGACAATCTCGTGCCGGACGATCTCGACCATTACTGGAAGATCACGCTCGATTTTCTCAAGATCGCTAAGGAGGCGTGGCCCGCGCATCTGCGCGAAGCGGGATTGATCGAGGCCGCGCAACGGCGCGATCTTCTGATCGAAGCCGAAGCCGCGCGGATCGCGGCACTGCCCGGCCCCGTCATCGCAGCAGGTTCGACCGGCTCGATGCCATCGACCGCGAAATTCCTGCGCGCCATCGCGCAGCATTCGCGAGGCGCGGTGGTGCTGCCCGGCCTCGACACCGATCTCGACAATGAGGCCTGGCGCGCCATCGGCGGCGTACGCGACTCTGAGGGGCGTTTCGCGGAGCACCCGCTGTCGAGCCATCCGCAATATGCGCTGCACGGTCTTCTTGAATTGCTCGGACTGGAGCGCGGTGCAGTCAAGGTCCTCGCTGACCCCGTCGCGGATGGTCGCGAACTGCTCGCCTCCGAGGCGATGCGGCCCGCGACGGAAACCGCGCAATGGCATCGCCGCCTTACCGAAGTGAATGTCGCCGCGCGCATCGAACGAGGCTTCGACAATCTCGCCATTGTCGAAGCAGTCAACCCCGAGATGGAAGCGCTCGCCATCGCGGTCGCCATGCGCGAGGCACGGCAACAAAATAAAACCGCCGCGCTGGTGACGCCGGATCGCGCTCTGGCGCGCCGCGTGATGGCCGCGCTCGGACGCTGGAGGCTCGCCTTCGACGATTCCGGCGGCGATTCGCTGATGGATACGCCTGCGGGAATTTTCGCGCGGCTCGCCGCGGAAGCGGTCACAAGCGAATTATCGCCACCGACGCTGCTCGCATTGCTCAAGCATCCATTGCTGCGATTAGGACAGGCGGAAGGCGCATGGGCGACGGCGATTCAACATCTCGAACTCGCGATTCTGCGCGGCACACGACCCGCGGCCGGCTGCAGGGGTTTGCGGGCGACCTTTGCGTGGTTCTCGGACGAATGGAGCAAGGCGCAACGCAAGGAACTGTCCGCGTTGCACCGCTCCGAGCCGCGCTGCCGACTGACACAGGGCGCGCTCGATGACGTGGCACGCCTTCTCGACGCGCTCGCAGCCGCTCTTGCGCCGCTTGAGACATGCGCGCGCAGCGCACATGATTTCGCGACGCTTGCGCAGCTTCATCGCGACACCGTCATTCACCTCTCGACCGCCGACGATGGCCGCATCGCTGCACTCGATGGCACCGATGGCCAGCAGCTTGCGCAAGCGTTCGACGAGTTGCTTGCGCCCGGCGACGATGAAGCTTCCCCCACACCAACCCACATCGCGCTCGAACTTGCGGATTACCCCGACCTGTTCTCAACCGCCTTTGCCAATCGCGTGGTGCGGCGCCCGCAGAACGCAGATGCCTCGCTGCGGATTTACGGCCTGCTGGAAGCGCGCCTCACGCAATGCGACCGTGTCATTCTCGGCGGCCTCGTCGAGGGCGTGTGGCCGCCGACGCCGCGCATCGACCCGTGGCTGTCGCGCCCGATGCGCCACGATCTCGGCCTCGACCTGCCGGAGCGGCGCATCGGCCTCACCGCACACGACTTCGCGCAACTGCTCGGCGCAGGTGACGTGATCCTCACTCACGCAACCAAGGTCGGCGGCGCGCCATCCGTCGCCTCGCGTTTCCTGCACCGGATGAAAGCGATCGCGACACCTAAGACATGGGAGTCGGCACTCGAACGCGGCGCGCGTTACGTGCGCTACGCCGAAGCGCTCGATCATCCGGAGACCGTTCAGCCGATCGCGCAGCCGACGCCGAAGCCTGCGGTGGCGTTGCGGCCGTTGCAGATGTCGGTGACGGAGATCGAGGACTGGCTGCGCGATCCCTACACCATCTTCGCCAAGCGCATTTTGAATCTGACGCCGCTCGATCCCATCGATCTTCCGCTGACAGCGGCGGATCGCGGCTCCGCGATCCATAACGCGCTGGGAGATTTCACCGAGGCGCACCGCAAAACCCTGCCGGACAATATTGCGGCAGAATTGCGCTCTTTCGGAGAACGGCATTTTGCGGCGCTAATGGAGCATCCCGAGGCGCGGGCGCTGTGGTGGCCGCGATTCCTGCGCATCGCGGAGTGGTTTGCCGGATGGGAGATCGAGCGCCGCGCGGACGTCGCCGAGATCGCGGCCGAAGAGCGCGGCGAGATTGCCATTCCGCTCGATTGCGAACGCCGCTTTATCCTGACTGCACGCGCCGACCGCATTGAGCATCGCGCTGACCGCACCTTCGCCATCGTCGATTACAAGACCGGCATTCCACCGACCGGCAAACAGGTACGGCTCGGCCTGTCGCCGCAACTCACACTGGAGGCTGCAATCCTGCGCGGCGGCGGGTTCAGCCGCGCTTTTGCATCGTTCCCGAGACAACCTTCCGTCAGCGAGCTCGTCTACGTCCGGCTGAACGGCAACAATCCGGCCGGCGAAGCCATGGTGGTCGATCTGCGCATCGAGCGTGGCGACGAACCGCAATTCCCCGATGATGCCGCCGATGAGGCGTTGGCGAAACTGACGGCGCTCGTCAGGAAATTCGAGAACCCCGAGCAGGCTTACACGTCGCTCGATCTCGCGATGTGGTCGAATCGCTACGGCACCTATGACGATCTCGCCCGCATCAAGGAATGGTCGGTCGCAGGCCACCTCAGTGGGGGCGGCGAATGAGCACGCCCCGCACCAACATTCCCAATGTGGTCCGCGAGGCGCAGTTGCGTGCCTCGCACCCACAATCCTCGGCCTTCGTCGCGGCGAATGCGGGCTCCGGCAAAACTTATGTGCTCGTCAACCGCGTGATCCGCCTGCTGCTCGATGGCGTCGCGCCGGAAAAGATCCTCTGCATCACCTTCACCAAGGCCGCGGCCGCCAACATGGCGCAGCGCGTGTTCGAGACGCTGGGGACATGGATCACGCTGTCCGACGACGAACTCGACGCCGCGATCCGCAATTCCGGTGCGCAGGTCACGCGCGAGGTGCGAACGCGGGCGCGAAAACTGTTCGCCTGCGCGCTGGAGACGCCGGGCGGGCTGAAGGTGCAGACCATCCACGCGCTTTGCACCCGCCTGCTGCAGCAGTTTCCGTTCGAGGCCAACGTGCCCGCGCATTTCGCGGTGCTCGACGAGCGCGATCAGACCGACATGATGGAGCGCGCCAACCTCGCGGTGCTGCTGGAGGCCGCGCGCGCGCCTAACGGCGCGCTCGGCCGCGCGCTGGCCTTCGCGATGGCGCAAGCCGCCGACGTGACGTTCAAGGAAGTGGTGCACGAGGCGTGCCTAAGCCGCGAGCATTTCATGGCCTGGGCCGATGGCGCGGGCAGCATCGAGATCGCGATGGCGCAGGTCTGCCGCGCACTCGGCGTTGCGCCCGACGCACAGCTCACCGATATCGAGCGCGAGATGGTCGACGGGCCGCACCTGCCACGCAGCCGCTGGCTTGCAGTGGCGAATGCTTTTGAACAGGGCGGCAAGACCGATGCGGCGCAAGGCGCCCGCCTGCGCGCCGCGGCCGCGTTGTCGGGCGCGGCACAGCTCGACGAATATCTCAGCCTGTTCGTCACTGGCGAAGGCGGCGCGCGCAAGACGCTGATGACCAAGGCGCTCGCCGCCTCGCAAGGCGCGCTCGCGGCAGCGCTGACAGAGGAACAACCGCGTCTTCTGCTGCTCGACGAACGCCGCCGTGCCGTGTTCCAGCGCGACCGCACCCATGCGCTGCTAGTGATCGCAAGCGCGGTCGCCACGCATTACCGGCGCGAGAAGCAGGCGCGCGGCCTGCTCGACTATGACGACCTGATCGACAAGACTCACGCGATGCTGACCGGCGGCTACGCCTCCTGGGTGCATTTCAAGCTCGATCGCGGCATCGACCACGTACTGATCGACGAGGCGCAGGACACGAGCCCGCGGCAGTGGGACATCATCGAGAGCTTCGTTTCCGAATTCACGGCCGGCGCGGGCGCGCGGGGCGATGTCCGCCGCACCGTGTTCGCGGTCGGTGACGAGAAACAGTCGATCTTCTCGTTTCAGGGGGCCGAACCGCGCGAATTCGACCGGCGCCGCCGCACGATGGAGCGCCGGCACGCTCATGCGCAACTGCCGTTCGAATCGGTATCGTTCAAGCACTCCTTCCGTTCCGGCGCGGCGATCCTCGAATCGGTCGATTACGTGTTCCGCGAGCAGGCGATCTACAAAAGCATCCACATCGACACCGCCTACCCTGTGCACGACGCGCTGCCTGATGCCGCGCCCGCGATGGTCGAACTGTGGAATCTGGAAGAGCCTGAATCGCGCCAACAGATCGAGGGCTGGGACGCGCCGTTCGACGCCGTCTCCACCACAAGCCCGGACGTCAAGCTCGCGCGCCGGGTGCAGGCCGAGATCAAGGCGCTGATCGGGGCTGGCACCATGACCGGCACCTCGGGCCGTCGCCGCAGGCTGCGCTATGGCGACGTGATGATTCTGGTGCGGCGACGCGGCAAGACTTTCGACGCGGTCATTCAGGCGCTCAAGCACGCGGGCATTCCGGTCGCGGGCGCAGACCGGCTGAAACTCACCGAGCACATCGCGGTGATCGACCTTATGCATCTCGCCGATGCGCTCCTGCTGCCGCAGGACGACCTTGCGCTGGCGGTCGCGCTGAAAAGCCCGCTGTTCGGCCTCGACGATGATGACCTTCTCGCCATCGCGCCTGCCCGCACCGGATCGCTGCGCGAGGCACTGCAAGCGCATGCGGACACGTCATCGAAACTGCGGCTGGCGAACGATTTTCTCGTTCAGTGCGAGCAGCGTTTCGCACAGGCGACGCCGTTCGCGTTCTTCGCGTGGCTGCTCGGCGGCGAAGGCAGCGGGTCCGGCGGCCGCGCGCGCATTCTGCGCAGGCTCGGGTTGGAAGCCAACGATGCGCTCGACGAATTCCTCGAACTCGCTCTGACCTATGAGCGCAAGGCCGCCGCCTCGCTGCAGGGCTTCATCGCCTGGCTGCGCGCCGCCGACACCGAAGTGAAGCGCGACATGGAGATCCTGCGCGACGAGGTACGCGTCATGACCGTGCATGGCGCCAAGGGCCTTGAAGCCTCCGTGGTGTTTCTGGTCGACACCACGACGTCCCCGTCGGATTCGCAGCGGCTGAAGCTGATCCGCATGCCGCACGGCAATGCCGGTCCCGGCGACGTGGTGCTGTGGGCTGGCTCCAAGCGCGACGACACCGAGGCCGTTGCGCAGGCGCGCGCCGCAATGCGCGAGGACACCGAGGACGAATATCGCCGCCTGCTTTATGTCGCGATGACGCGCGCCGCCGAGCGGCTGATCGTCGGCGGCTGCCAACCCGGCAACCGCAACAACGTGCGCGAGCTGTCGTGGTACGATCTGATCGACAAGGGGCTTGCGGCCTCGCCGCTCGCCATGACGGAGGCCGAGACGCCGTTCGGCCGCGTCAGGCGCTACACCCGCGCGGGCGATGTCGAACCTGCGGCTGCGGCGGAAGCATCTGCGAAGCCCGCTGCAATCGAACCGTTGCCGGACTGGCTGCGCGCAAACGCGCCACCCGAGACACCGCGCGAACGGTCGCTTGCGCCTTCCGACGCAACGGATGACGTGCACTTGCCGGTTCTCGCGCCGGAAGCCGCGCTCGCACGCCAGCGCGCCCGGTTGCGCGGCCAGTGGGTGCATCGTCTGCTGCAATCGCTGCCCGACATCGCACCCGACCAACGCAAGGCGGCAGCGGAGCGTTATCTTGCACGACATGCGAAGGACGGATTCAGCCAGGGCGAACTGGACGCACTCGCACAGCAGATTGTCGATCTGATCGCAGAACCGCAATTCGCCGCTTTGTTCGCGCCGGGCAGCCGCGCTGAAGTTTCGATCGCAGGCCGTGTCGATATCGGAGCCAAGACCGTGCGCGTGTCGGGACAGATCGACCGTCTTGTCGTCACACCCGATACAATCATGATTGTCGATTACAAGACCGGACCCGCGCCGCATGCAACGGCTGCAGAGATGCCGCCGCATTACGTCCGGCAGCTTGCGCTTTATCGCGCGGTGCTCGCAAAACTCTATCCCGGCAGGGCCGTGCGCGGCGGGCTGTTGTGGACCGAGGAGGCGCGGCTCGTCGACGTCCCGTCTGCAACATTGGACTCAGCGCTGATGGCAATCTTCGCGGCCCCCTAGGCTAGCCATTGATATCATTGGATAATTTTACCATCGGCGATTCGGCATAGCAGCAAGCCGTAATCTTCGCCAGCCTTGACCGGGTCAACACCCCTTCTTACGTTTGCGCCAATCAAACGGGCGCCGATTCTCAATTCGGCGCCTTCATCAACGAGGCAGATCATGGGCGTAGGCAAAGTTTCGGATACCGACTTCGAGGCGGAAGTTCTCAAGGCGGAAGGTCCGGTCGTCGTGGACTTCTGGGCGGAATGGTGCGGCCCGTGCCGCATGATCGCTCCGGCACTCGACGAGATCGCAGGCGCGATGGGCGACAAGGTCAAGATCGTCAAGCTTAACGTCGACGAGAGCCCGAAGACCGCGTCGAAGTACGGCGTGATGTCGATCCCGACCCTGATGATCTTCAAGGGCGGCGAGATGGCCTCGCGTCAGGTTGGCGCCGCGCCGAAGCAGAAGCTGCAGCAGTGGATCACTGCGGCGGTCTAATCTGCTCGCGCATTTTTATCTGAAAAACGGCCGGTGAAACTTCCACCGGCCGTTTTGTTTTGGGGATGGTCACACCGGCAGCGTGCCGTTTTCCGCCAGCACATGGCCGGCGAGATAGAGCGAGCCGGTGATGAGGATGCGCGGCGGCGTCTCGTAGGCCATCGAGGCGATGAAGCTCAGCGCCTCCGCGACGCCCGGCGCCACGTCGGCACGCATCTCCAGCGAACGCGCGACGGCCGCGAGTTGCTCCGGTTCCATCGCGTTGTCGTTGTCCGGGATCGGCACCGCAACGATATGGCGGGTCAGGCCCGAGAAATTCGACAGAAAAGCCCGTGCGTCCTTGTTGCCCATCATGCCGGTGACCAGCACCACGGGCCGCTCGATGCGTTCGCCGAGATCGGCCAGCGCTGCGGCCGTAACGCGCCCGCCATCGGCGTTGTGGCCGCCGTCGAGCCAGATTTCGCAGCCTTCCGGCGCGTGCGCGAACAGCGCACCCGACGGCAGCCGCTGCATCCGCGCCGGCCATTCGGCGCGCGCGATGCCCTGTTCGAACGCTTCAGGCTCGATGGACAACGAGTCGATCGCGCGCAGCGTCGCGATCGCCAGCCCCGCATTGTCGAACTGGTGACGGCCAAACAGGCGCGGCGCCGCGAGATCGAGCAGGCCGCGCTCGTCGTGATAGACAAGGCGCCCGTGCTCGACGCCGACATGCCATTCCTGCGTCGCGGAAAACAGCGGCGCGCGCATCTTCTTCGCGGTCTGCTCGATCACCGCCTGCGCTTCGGCCTGCTGTTCAGCCGCGATCACCGGCACGCCGCGCTTGATGATGCCGGCCTTTTCGCCCGCAATCTTGATGAGCGTATCGCCGAGGAATTCGGGATGATCCATGCCGACCGGCGTGATGACGCTCGCGAGCGGCGTATCCACGACGTTGGTGGCATCGAGCCTGCCGCCGAGGCCGACCTCCAGGAGGAGAACGTCGGCGATATGCTGCGAGAACAGCACAAAGGCGGCGGCGGTTTCGATCTCGAACAGCGTGATCGGCGCGCCCTCATTGGCACGTTCGCATTGCGCGAAGGCGTCCTCGAGTTGCTCATCGGTCGCGAGCACGCCCGCGATGCGAAACCGCTCGTTGATGCGCACGAGATGCGGCGAGGTGTAGACGTGGACGCGCAGGCCCGCCGCCTCGAGGATCGCGCGCAGGAAAGCGACGGTCGAACCCTTGCCGTTGGTGCCGGCAACGTGAATGACCGGCGGCAGGCGGCGCTCGGGATGATCCAGTGCCGCGAGGATGCGTTGCATCCGCGACAGATCGAGATCAATGCGCTTGGGATGCAGCGCCGTGAGCCGCGCCAGCAGACTGTCGAGCTCGCGAGGCGCGGGTGCGGCGGCGCTCACGCTGATGACGGCACCGAGGTATCTGGCGGAAGCACCTCGACATCCGGCAGCCGTGGCGCGGCCGCCTGATCCGGATGCGCCGAGGGTGCCTTCATCAGCAGACGGCACAGCCGCGCCAGCGTCGCGCGCATGTCGTGACGGTGCACCACCATGTCGACCATGCCGTGGTCTCTCAGATATTCGGAGCGCTGGAAACCTTCCGGCAGCTTCTCGCGGATGGTCTGCTCGATGACGCGCGCACCAGCGAAGCCGATCAGCGCGCCGGGCTCGGCGAGCTGCACATCGCCCAGCATCGCGTAGGACGCGGTGACGCCGCCGGTGGTCGGATTGGTCAGCACCACGATGTAGGGCAGCTTCGCTTCGCGCAGCAACTGGATCGCCACCGTCGTGCGCGGCATCTGCATCAGCGACAGGATGCCTTCCTGCATCCGCGCGCCGCCGGAGGCTGCGAACATGATGAAGGGCGAATGTTTCTCGACCGCGAGCTGCAATCCCTTCACGATCGCCTCGCCCGCCGCCATGCCGAGCGAGCCGCCCATGAAATCGAAATCCTGCACCGCGACCACGGCGGGCGAGTTCTCGATCCGGCCATAGCCCACCTTCACGGCATCATTCATGCCGGTCTTGGTGCGGGCATCCTTGATGCGGTCGGCATATTTGCGCTCGTCACGGAATTTCAGTGGATCCGCGGCGACATCCGGCAGCGCAACATCGAACCAGGTCTCGTTGTCGAACACCGATTTCAGCCGCGCGGTCGCGCCCATGCGCATGTGATAGTTCGAGCCGGGAATGACGAACTGGTTGGCCTCAACATCCTTGTAGAATACGAGCTGGCCGGAATCCGGGCACTTGATCCACAAATTCTCCGGCGTCTCGCGGCGGATCATATTGCGGATCTTGGGACGGACGACGTCGGTCAACCAGTTCATGGCGGGCTCCCGCTTCAATTCAGCCGATATATGGACGCCCGGCGCGAGCCGGGCAACCCGAACATTTTCAAATAAATCTATTGCGCAGCGGCCTTGAAACCGCGCACGCCGGCAGCAAGCGCCGCCACGAGGTCGGTGACCGCGGATACCGTCTTCGCGGTCGCCTTGCCCTCGGCATCGAGCGTCGCACGCATGGCGTCGATCAGCGCGGAACCGACCACCGCACCCTCGCAATGGTGCGCGATACGCGCCGCCGCCTCGGGTGTGCGGATGCCGAAGCCGACGCAGACCGGCAGTTGAGTGTGACGTTTGATCCGCGCCACCGCTTCGCCCACCTGCTTGTCGTCGGCCGAGGCGGAGCCGGTGATGCCGGTGATGGAGACGTAATAGACAAAGCCCGACGTATTGGCGAGCACCGCAGGCAGGCGCTTGTCGTCCGTCGTCGGCGTCGCAAGGCGAATGAAGTTCACGCCCGCCTTGAGCGCCGGAAGACACAATTCCTCGTCTTCCTCCGGCGGCAGATCCACGACGATGAGACCATCGACACCGGCGGCCTTCGCATCCACCAGAAACTTGTCGACGCCGTAGATGAAAATTGGATTGTAGTAACCCATCAGCACGATTGGCGTCGCGGGCTCGGTTGCACGGAATTCGCGCACCACGGCAAGCGTCTTCTTCAGCGTGGTGCCGGCCTTCAGCGCGCGTAGGCCAGCGGCCTGAATCGCAGGTCCGTCCGCCATCGGATCGGTGAACGGCATGCCGATCTCGATCACGTCGGCGCCAGCCTTCGGCAACGCCTTGAGAATTTCGAGCGAGGTGTCGAGGTCGGGATCGCCGCACATCACGAAGGTGACAAGCGCCGCGCGTCCCTCTTTC includes:
- the trxA gene encoding thioredoxin, with translation MGVGKVSDTDFEAEVLKAEGPVVVDFWAEWCGPCRMIAPALDEIAGAMGDKVKIVKLNVDESPKTASKYGVMSIPTLMIFKGGEMASRQVGAAPKQKLQQWITAAV
- the addB gene encoding double-strand break repair protein AddB; protein product: MRVFNIPSSAPFLRTLLSALVDGRLIEGFRARENPELLAQATLYLPTQRACRMAREMFLDVMGQDAVLLPRIVALGHVDEDELGFTQTDTAEFPSLAVPDALDGLPRRLVLMRLVSAWAKQLGSRDLASAPLVAGGPASTLALADDLARLIDDMTTRGVDWNALDNLVPDDLDHYWKITLDFLKIAKEAWPAHLREAGLIEAAQRRDLLIEAEAARIAALPGPVIAAGSTGSMPSTAKFLRAIAQHSRGAVVLPGLDTDLDNEAWRAIGGVRDSEGRFAEHPLSSHPQYALHGLLELLGLERGAVKVLADPVADGRELLASEAMRPATETAQWHRRLTEVNVAARIERGFDNLAIVEAVNPEMEALAIAVAMREARQQNKTAALVTPDRALARRVMAALGRWRLAFDDSGGDSLMDTPAGIFARLAAEAVTSELSPPTLLALLKHPLLRLGQAEGAWATAIQHLELAILRGTRPAAGCRGLRATFAWFSDEWSKAQRKELSALHRSEPRCRLTQGALDDVARLLDALAAALAPLETCARSAHDFATLAQLHRDTVIHLSTADDGRIAALDGTDGQQLAQAFDELLAPGDDEASPTPTHIALELADYPDLFSTAFANRVVRRPQNADASLRIYGLLEARLTQCDRVILGGLVEGVWPPTPRIDPWLSRPMRHDLGLDLPERRIGLTAHDFAQLLGAGDVILTHATKVGGAPSVASRFLHRMKAIATPKTWESALERGARYVRYAEALDHPETVQPIAQPTPKPAVALRPLQMSVTEIEDWLRDPYTIFAKRILNLTPLDPIDLPLTAADRGSAIHNALGDFTEAHRKTLPDNIAAELRSFGERHFAALMEHPEARALWWPRFLRIAEWFAGWEIERRADVAEIAAEERGEIAIPLDCERRFILTARADRIEHRADRTFAIVDYKTGIPPTGKQVRLGLSPQLTLEAAILRGGGFSRAFASFPRQPSVSELVYVRLNGNNPAGEAMVVDLRIERGDEPQFPDDAADEALAKLTALVRKFENPEQAYTSLDLAMWSNRYGTYDDLARIKEWSVAGHLSGGGE
- a CDS encoding PilZ domain-containing protein is translated as MATERRKGERVVFERGFAAHMMGIDGTWRRSCLVEDISEFGAKLTVQGNIEGLALKEFFLLLSSTGLAYRRCELCWVNGEQIGVQFLKQDPKRRGASSRKNKNDQMIEI
- a CDS encoding nucleotidyltransferase family protein gives rise to the protein MPVQPHTAMVLAAGFGTRMRPLTDHTPKPLVEVAGKPLLDHVLDRLAEAGVDKAVVNVHYLGDQIITHTASRQKPKVVISDERNEVLGTGGGVVKALPQLGNDPFFHLNADTLWIDSVAPNLQRLADAFDPARMDVLLLMAPTAGSIGYDGTGDFTMLTDGRLQRRKEQHVVPFVYAGVAILSPALFKGAPGGEFSLTKLFDEAASRERLFGLRLEGVWMHVGTPDAIAAAEKAFLASAA
- the addA gene encoding double-strand break repair helicase AddA, which gives rise to MSTPRTNIPNVVREAQLRASHPQSSAFVAANAGSGKTYVLVNRVIRLLLDGVAPEKILCITFTKAAAANMAQRVFETLGTWITLSDDELDAAIRNSGAQVTREVRTRARKLFACALETPGGLKVQTIHALCTRLLQQFPFEANVPAHFAVLDERDQTDMMERANLAVLLEAARAPNGALGRALAFAMAQAADVTFKEVVHEACLSREHFMAWADGAGSIEIAMAQVCRALGVAPDAQLTDIEREMVDGPHLPRSRWLAVANAFEQGGKTDAAQGARLRAAAALSGAAQLDEYLSLFVTGEGGARKTLMTKALAASQGALAAALTEEQPRLLLLDERRRAVFQRDRTHALLVIASAVATHYRREKQARGLLDYDDLIDKTHAMLTGGYASWVHFKLDRGIDHVLIDEAQDTSPRQWDIIESFVSEFTAGAGARGDVRRTVFAVGDEKQSIFSFQGAEPREFDRRRRTMERRHAHAQLPFESVSFKHSFRSGAAILESVDYVFREQAIYKSIHIDTAYPVHDALPDAAPAMVELWNLEEPESRQQIEGWDAPFDAVSTTSPDVKLARRVQAEIKALIGAGTMTGTSGRRRRLRYGDVMILVRRRGKTFDAVIQALKHAGIPVAGADRLKLTEHIAVIDLMHLADALLLPQDDLALAVALKSPLFGLDDDDLLAIAPARTGSLREALQAHADTSSKLRLANDFLVQCEQRFAQATPFAFFAWLLGGEGSGSGGRARILRRLGLEANDALDEFLELALTYERKAAASLQGFIAWLRAADTEVKRDMEILRDEVRVMTVHGAKGLEASVVFLVDTTTSPSDSQRLKLIRMPHGNAGPGDVVLWAGSKRDDTEAVAQARAAMREDTEDEYRRLLYVAMTRAAERLIVGGCQPGNRNNVRELSWYDLIDKGLAASPLAMTEAETPFGRVRRYTRAGDVEPAAAAEASAKPAAIEPLPDWLRANAPPETPRERSLAPSDATDDVHLPVLAPEAALARQRARLRGQWVHRLLQSLPDIAPDQRKAAAERYLARHAKDGFSQGELDALAQQIVDLIAEPQFAALFAPGSRAEVSIAGRVDIGAKTVRVSGQIDRLVVTPDTIMIVDYKTGPAPHATAAEMPPHYVRQLALYRAVLAKLYPGRAVRGGLLWTEEARLVDVPSATLDSALMAIFAAP
- the accD gene encoding acetyl-CoA carboxylase, carboxyltransferase subunit beta; the protein is MNWLTDVVRPKIRNMIRRETPENLWIKCPDSGQLVFYKDVEANQFVIPGSNYHMRMGATARLKSVFDNETWFDVALPDVAADPLKFRDERKYADRIKDARTKTGMNDAVKVGYGRIENSPAVVAVQDFDFMGGSLGMAAGEAIVKGLQLAVEKHSPFIMFAASGGARMQEGILSLMQMPRTTVAIQLLREAKLPYIVVLTNPTTGGVTASYAMLGDVQLAEPGALIGFAGARVIEQTIREKLPEGFQRSEYLRDHGMVDMVVHRHDMRATLARLCRLLMKAPSAHPDQAAAPRLPDVEVLPPDTSVPSSA
- a CDS encoding bifunctional folylpolyglutamate synthase/dihydrofolate synthase; translated protein: MSAAAPAPRELDSLLARLTALHPKRIDLDLSRMQRILAALDHPERRLPPVIHVAGTNGKGSTVAFLRAILEAAGLRVHVYTSPHLVRINERFRIAGVLATDEQLEDAFAQCERANEGAPITLFEIETAAAFVLFSQHIADVLLLEVGLGGRLDATNVVDTPLASVITPVGMDHPEFLGDTLIKIAGEKAGIIKRGVPVIAAEQQAEAQAVIEQTAKKMRAPLFSATQEWHVGVEHGRLVYHDERGLLDLAAPRLFGRHQFDNAGLAIATLRAIDSLSIEPEAFEQGIARAEWPARMQRLPSGALFAHAPEGCEIWLDGGHNADGGRVTAAALADLGERIERPVVLVTGMMGNKDARAFLSNFSGLTRHIVAVPIPDNDNAMEPEQLAAVARSLEMRADVAPGVAEALSFIASMAYETPPRILITGSLYLAGHVLAENGTLPV
- the trpA gene encoding tryptophan synthase subunit alpha is translated as MTTRLDTRFAELKKEGRAALVTFVMCGDPDLDTSLEILKALPKAGADVIEIGMPFTDPMADGPAIQAAGLRALKAGTTLKKTLAVVREFRATEPATPIVLMGYYNPIFIYGVDKFLVDAKAAGVDGLIVVDLPPEEDEELCLPALKAGVNFIRLATPTTDDKRLPAVLANTSGFVYYVSITGITGSASADDKQVGEAVARIKRHTQLPVCVGFGIRTPEAAARIAHHCEGAVVGSALIDAMRATLDAEGKATAKTVSAVTDLVAALAAGVRGFKAAAQ